Part of the Henckelia pumila isolate YLH828 chromosome 2, ASM3356847v2, whole genome shotgun sequence genome is shown below.
TTTTATTTCTGCAACTGTTTCATTAGGACGTTTATCACCATAATGAATTGTTGTTCTTTAAGCACATTTTAAGCCAATTTTGACACCCCACAGATATGACCATTATCTGCAACTAGTTCAGTTTGACAGACATGATATGGAAGTGTATTTGACGGTTTTGTTCATGCTACCCGCAGGGTACTACCTTGTGGGCGACGTGTAACCCCATGcttggttaaaatcagtgggtCCCATGGGGtccactgattttaaccaatcaaaaTCCGCCACGCCACCCACAGGTAGTATCGACTTAACCGTATTTGACATCCTTTTTCTTGAGCCCTTGAAATTTTGCGTGTGTTCTTTGAGACTATAACTATATCTTGTCTGACTTGTACAGTATCCCCCAACGAGAACCAGAGGCAAACACACTCACTCACATGCATCTGTCCTAGTTGTGTGCTAGTTAAGCAAATTATAAATAGAAACAAACATATTCCTATAATTTGTGAAATTCTGTCTGATCGAGCTTGtgtcaaaatatttatttgctGCTCAGATCCATATCTCAAGCTTGGTTTACTCTGAGTCATGAAAGGTTTCTGCACGCTCTTGGCATCTTAGTTCTGTTTTAACTTCTATCAACAAACTCAGATTTTGCATCTTTGAAATGATTTTGTAGGAGAGTACTGACAGTACAAGGACCCATCGTCTACCGGTATCCACGAATCAGTAAAGATACATCCGTACCAGACTAATCGATTGCTTGTGGATATCCTTTTCAAGAGGTGGGTCGTAAAATGCTGAAAAAGCGAGACACTGGATAAATATGGCTTCTTGGCTGCGGCAAGCCTGGGATGAATTTCCATactctttttttttataatatatataattaatatttgatgTTGTGTTGCACCTTGTAGAGAGATTAATATAGCTTAGAATGTAGATATAGCTGCAGAGAGAAAATCTAGCATTTTACATGTTTTGGAACAATCAAATATACGTAGGTGGTTATATGTATAATTCGGCAGAGTAAGATTTTCCGATCACATATGGATCTAGTATTATATAGAAGCTGCAGACATGCATGAAATATCCTTGGGAAATTTGATGTTTGAGTAGGAAATTTGATGTTTTTCAGTGCATGCTTCTATTTACGTCCGCACATCACAAGGACATAACGCCAactacttcaagaagaaaaacaagccttcaaatttaaattccgtcttctttttctttttttttagaaaCTTACTTCTGAATCATTATCACGGCTTGAGTAGCTGGAACTGCTCTTTGAATGATCTGACATGAAATTATTTGGCAGTTTTGGGAATCGAAAGACTCTAGTCGACCCCCATCGTATTGGTCCTCCAACAGTTGATGTAGATGTCCTCTTCTGCATGTTTCTTGCTATGTCAACGCAAACTTGGTCTATCATTCCAAGAAAATCTTGGACAATCACAAGTAGTTGAAGAAGATTTGCCCCTTTGTTCTTTGAGGATTCTACTTGATAGTAATCTGAAGTTTTCTTCACAAGTTCCATTACTCTCGTTTGCTCTTCCTGCAGTACTCGTATTTCTGGTTCTGCTGTATCAAGAAAACCTTCCATTTCACGCCCAAATCCTCCATAAGATCCACAATTCACCACCATTTTCCGTATTTCATTCATTCGTAGGGATAATTCTGAGCTTGTTTTGAGCAGATGATCGTAGTCTATTGTTGCTGATTTCTTCACATTTGAGAATTCAGCACTTAAGCCTCCAATTACTGGCAATCCAAGAATTATGTATTCCTTTTCCTTTTCATCATCTGATAAAGAGCCATCATAGCTTTGGCTCCCGGAATAGCTGCTTAGACTACGGCTAAAGCTGTGGTTTCTCTTTAGCACACATCGTCTCCCCTCTGCACGAACCACTTCTTGGACAACGAATTGAAGTAACGTTGTTTTTCCATCAGTGCTTTTCACATCAGATAGCTTTCTTAGAGCAGTAAGGTTAAAAGCCTGAGCATTTCCTTTAGCTGCTCCTGCGTTTAGTCGATTCCCGGCCTTAAGCACTGCTTCCAAGAGTTTCAAGAAAAGCCCTCCAGTTCTGAGTTCTCCACAAGCTGATTCAAGTGAATGTAAAGATTCTTTGATGTGTAAAATCTCCAAGTCATAATTTGACCTGTAAAGCATGGTATTGAAACAGGTGAAGCATGATGGAACAGAGTTGAGGATGTGGTAGAGGAAAGATTCAGCATCTGCAAGTCTTGTGGGAACTCCATCAAATGCAAGAATTTCAGATTCTTCTTCACTAGTTGGTGCTATGCTCCTTAACTTTTCTAGTACGTCAATAGTTAGGCCTTTCCCCTTTAGCAGGGCGTTGATAATCTCCTTTGGTGTGATACCGAGAGAATTAACCACAGCAGCTATGTGCTGAGATCTTCTGGAGTCGAGGATGAGAACCTGAGATGGAGGACTTGATTTATCCCCTTTTGGACTTGCTGGCATGTTCGCTTCATTGGGAAATTTCCGGTTCACGGCAACATATCCAAAGAGTGCTTCCATTATATCACCATCAAACCTGGATTCAGATCAATCGAAAACGTACAGATTAATGATAAGGCAAATACTTTTTTCCTAACGATGTTTGAAAAACATTTTTCAAGATTAGCAATGAAGCGTTACCTTAAAGAACCCTTTTCCATATTGCCGTATGGCAGCGGTGGTGGTGCTGGGCTGCTTTCTTTTTCAACTGCCCTCGAAACAGAGGATTGTGGTGGTGTTGACATCTGAACGGATTCAATCTCTCTTGTAGACATAGGACTTTGAGAAGTTGCAGACATTCGTCTAAGCAAAGGAAGTTCTTGAATGTTTGGCGGCTCATACTTCCATTTTTCATCAGCTGACACggtcttttcttcttttttctcaTCTTTCGAATACTGTTTCTTGAAATCGTTGTTGTTTTCTCCCTCTTCCAACTTCTTCCAATACAACACATCCAGACCGTTTTCATCAACAATCACTGCCTTAACTTTCCCATGGAAGTGCATAAAATTCTCACTCTTATGCTTGAGGGGTGCTGCAGAATTTTTTATCTGGTTCCGCCGCCGTGAGTGCCTTAGCAGCAGAAAGAAAATCAGCCCTGATAAGACAAGAGTGCTGACAGCTGTCACACCAATGGCTTTCCCCACAGCGGCGGCCTTCGTAGACCTTTTTCCTGGCTTGGGTGGTGGCAGTGATGGTGGAATCGGATTGAACGGTACCGTAGAAGAGGGATAGAAAGTCTGAATGTTTTGAGGAGAAGCTGATTGAGCAAAGGACCGAGGAATGTTGAAAACGATTTGCATGAAGAAGAAACAAACAGTTGCGGATGTTTGGAATTTTGCGGCCATGAAGTTGATTAATTTGCTCCGAGTTGAGTTGGTTGCTTTGGTATGTATGTTCTATAAAACATACATTCAACTGAGATATCGTATGCTGTATAGTATTGATCAAGTGGTGAAGTATGTGTTGTTATCCATGTCTCACCAATCACTCTGCGACTATGGGCATGGCATCAAAGCCAGAGTTTGGCAAAATAAGATATATTAAGGGAGCTTTCAAGTTAATGAGCTAgaaatgttttaaaattaactaCTATTTGAATAATTCAACATAGATACATGATGTAATATGACGCGCATGCAATATCTCCTTGTCGTAATTGTTTGGGATATTTCACCTTCCTTTCCTTGCTTATGATTCAAGTTTAATTTGCAGCGgctaattaaaattttgaattagtATGTCTCTTTGTCCGTGTTTGACAGCTtaactaaaattatatatatatattaatccaTGAAATTAAACACTTGCTTGCATGTACTAACTAATTATGTGAGAAAGTCAGAAGGAAGGCCGCATCAAAATAACGtacatattaattaattaagcaaatTTAATTACATCATTTGCCATGAAACAGTCATATCTTCCTTGTAAGTACGTGTGGAAAAGGTCCAAGTGTAGCTTAATTGTACATCATCATTATTATTACGTACCAAACACACAAGGTTAATGACAGCAATCAAGAAATTATTAAGCTAAGTAGGCGTAAGCTCAGTcctcataattaataaatttcctattttaattaattacttaGATGAGTGATCAGGTCGTTCTAATTCCGAAGTAGACGACCTCCTAACAGGGGACAAAACAAATATccatttacatatatatatatatatatatacatatatccaACGTGTTGACCTCAAAGTTTAGGATTAAAAAGTAACTTGATAGCTAGTGTTAATCTAATTCAGTGATTATCGGAAAATACAAATGCATATatattttctgaaaattatCATTAATGAAagcttttcatatatatatatatatatatatatatacttgtaATATCGGATAATACATGAGACTTATACAAGTTAAATTTGCAATTATATATGAATAcaccaatatttttttatccttCCAGTATAGGATATATGTCACTAGCTAACATTAGATATTTAAATGAACTGCAAAGAatgaatgaatttttatctttctttttttaaaagaaaaaaaaaaaagtagtttACCTAACATGTTATCAAATTAATGTTTAGGTAACATAAGCACATATAACTTAACATGCAGTatagaaaaatttttaaatcaaaacatatatatatatgtatgaattAAATGGCCCAGGAGCAACAGTAGTAGTCGTGATATTCTGCAGGGTGGCTAGTCTGAAGAGTCGTCAAATGATCTCGCCTGAATCGATTGATGAATTTCTGGGCTCTGTCGTTGATATCTTCGACCTCCGAGAGACTCCGCCAGTGCTCTTCCCTTTGACGGTGATGATACAGACATGGACATTCATACCTGCTTCTCATCGGATTGTACAAGGATTTCGGCTCATCATCCGATACAATATCTTGCCCCCCGCGAAAACATTTCAATATCACTTTCTTCCACGCCTCAATATTTATTATGTAATAATTTCTTGTTTTCCTTCGCCTCGGGGAATATCttgtcatttgcatgctttagctagctaattctttttaattttatcgcccttttttttgtttgtttaacataataactatatatatacatatgtattaGGGCTTTGCTTCAAATTCATTTTATGGAAGATTAATCTTTTGATATCGTTGCCATTTATAAGTTCATAATAATTGAATCTTTGGCTTGCCCCAAATGCGGATTCAAATCTTTCTATACAAATATTCTCTATTTGTACATACATTAAAATCTAGGCCGTAACTATaagagaaaatatatatatatatatataattaattattattatattggcAAGTTTCCATAATCCATTTTTGTAAtgatattatcatatatatgtcTATATATTAACTAGAAAAATGCACGTGCACACACGTTGGAGTAATTAGAAATCGAAACAAAAATTAGTTATCTCAACAAAGTTATAGCATATGGGT
Proteins encoded:
- the LOC140879493 gene encoding formin-like protein 4, which codes for MAAKFQTSATVCFFFMQIVFNIPRSFAQSASPQNIQTFYPSSTVPFNPIPPSLPPPKPGKRSTKAAAVGKAIGVTAVSTLVLSGLIFFLLLRHSRRRNQIKNSAAPLKHKSENFMHFHGKVKAVIVDENGLDVLYWKKLEEGENNNDFKKQYSKDEKKEEKTVSADEKWKYEPPNIQELPLLRRMSATSQSPMSTREIESVQMSTPPQSSVSRAVEKESSPAPPPLPYGNMEKGSLRFDGDIMEALFGYVAVNRKFPNEANMPASPKGDKSSPPSQVLILDSRRSQHIAAVVNSLGITPKEIINALLKGKGLTIDVLEKLRSIAPTSEEESEILAFDGVPTRLADAESFLYHILNSVPSCFTCFNTMLYRSNYDLEILHIKESLHSLESACGELRTGGLFLKLLEAVLKAGNRLNAGAAKGNAQAFNLTALRKLSDVKSTDGKTTLLQFVVQEVVRAEGRRCVLKRNHSFSRSLSSYSGSQSYDGSLSDDEKEKEYIILGLPVIGGLSAEFSNVKKSATIDYDHLLKTSSELSLRMNEIRKMVVNCGSYGGFGREMEGFLDTAEPEIRVLQEEQTRVMELVKKTSDYYQVESSKNKGANLLQLLVIVQDFLGMIDQVCVDIARNMQKRTSTSTVGGPIRWGSTRVFRFPKLPNNFMSDHSKSSSSYSSRDNDSEVSF